A region of the Saccharomyces eubayanus strain FM1318 chromosome V, whole genome shotgun sequence genome:
ATCTATATATGAATGTGGGAGGAACCTGAAGATAGTTCTAGTGCAGTTCCGATAACTTGGTTTTGAGTGACATTTCTACTGAACGACAATATGAAAAGTAATAAATTATTGATAAGGGCTTCCACGAAATCCTGCGCTGATGTTAATTGCGAGGAGGATGCTATGGACAGATTAGGACCGGTTAAGGTTTTAACGGAAGGCAAGCTTTTGAGCAAGTTTGAAGAGCCTGGCTCAATGAGATGTGGATATAGTGAAGCTAAGAATTGGGTCAGAAGATTGTCAAGCGAAACAATTGTAGGTGAAGATACAAATAATCTTTACCCATTTTATGTGGATACTGCGTATGACGTTCGACGTTTGAATAAAGACATCATAAACGCAAAAATTGAATTGTATGTGGAGAATTTAATCATCATTTGTAATATCAATGACGTTTCCACAGTATTTCTCATGAGGGAAGTTGTGGAATGGACTCTGTGCAATTTTCCATCAACAACTGTATATGTGcaagatatttttgaaaaatcagcTCACTTTGCAGCTAGTGATCTATGCAAAGATAGCAATTGCAAGCAAAGTAGAATAAAGTATTGGTCAAAGGAATTTGTCCAAAATCATGATTCGTTCTTCGATTTGGTTATAACTTTAGGAGGTGATGGGACTGTCCTTTTTGCTTCATCCATATTTCCTAAAAATGTACCACCTATCGTCCCATTTGCCCTTGGTTCATTGGGGTTTTTAACtaattttgaattcaaaaagttcAAGGAGACATTATCGCATGTCTTAACGGAAAAGGTCCGCATCAATTTACGTATGCGATTGCAGTGCAAAGTTTATCATAGAAACGAAACTGAAACTGACGCTGCCACCGGAAAGCGGGTATgttttattgattttgtttctgaACATCACGTCCTCAATGAAATAACCATAGATAGAGGTCCAACTCCTTGCTTGTCCTTATTGGAGCTTTACGGACACAATTCATTGATGACTAAGGTCCAAGGCGATGGATTGATTGTAGCCACACCTACAGGGTCCACAGCATACTCGTTAAGTGCAGGTGGGTCTTTGATATCGCCGAGTGTGAACGCTATAGCGGTAACGCCAATCTGTCCTCATACTTTGAGTTTTAGGCCTATAATTTTACCAGATAGTATAGAGCTGAAAGTTAGAGTGGACTTGAATTCAAGAGGGACATCGTGGGTAAACTTTGACGGCAAAGATAGAATTGAATTGAAACAAGGTGATTATGTCGTAGTAACTGCAAGTCCGTATGCAGTGCCAACCATTGAGTCATCTCCGAGTGAGTTTATCGAAAGCATAAGTAAAAATCTCAAATGGAATGAGCGAGAGGAACAGAAACCTTTTGCTCATTTCCTCTCAAccaaaaatcaagaaaagtataaaaTAGACTCATCAAcgaatgaagaaaatgttgaagAGATGATAAGAGATATGAATGAAAACGCAAGCAACAGCACTGATAGTTCGTCTATAAGCACAAGTTCACAAGATGAGGGAAATCTGCGTGCAACGGAATCAAAAGTAGCTGTTGGACGGACTCGTCAAGCGCATTTCGCAATTTAGTCCTCCTCCTCattatttgattttccTATTCAGTGGCgcatcaaagaaaaaaaaaatgggccACGTTGCGGACAATGATAATCGCCTATATTCAAATGTCTTTGCACTAAATTATGTTTATCTCAACGACCTAATCGAGAAAGAGTCACATGTACGCATACAACGTAGCCGGGTTGGGCCAGCATTCTGCGCTCTGCAGAAAgcttcctttctttttcctcatGCGTCCGTAGTTAATGTCACTACTTcatttgataatattgCCTATCTCGCAGTTCTTGCGAGACTATTTCCAAAAGCGGTAACGGCTATTTTGGTGGGAACCCTGTTGGGAACTTTAATTATGCGAAAGAATGCCCGATGGGGCGAAAACgcgaaaattttgaaaaactttttttcaacttcgAAGGTAGATTAAGTTTCTACCAAGATTTAGCAGAGATCTGCAATATGGGATTGTTTcaaatctgaaaaaaactaaTTAGAGGCGTTTAAGACAGGTTtagtatataaaaagaattacATTCCCGGCCGTCATGTTTTCTGTCAATGCGTCCTTTCTTTGGGGAAgcattttttaattctttatcatataggctaaaaataaatatcaCTTTCATAATGGCAATCGTTCGCAATTGGCTATTTTGTTTAGTCGgtgttttttcctttgtgtTACGTGTAGAAGCCAGTACTTATTGTAACGCCACACAAGCATGTCCCCAAGATAAGCCATGTTGTTCACAATTCGGTGAATGTGGTACCGGTCAATATTGTTTGAATAACTGTGATGTGAGATATTCGTTTAGTCAGGATTCGTGTATGCCAGTGCCAATATGTAAGAGTTCATCCACCAAGTTCAATGATTATTCTTCCAAGATGGGAAATGCTGATGTTTTCTTGGGTAATGTCAGCGAGGCTGATTGGTTGTATTCTGGTAGGGTTTTAGAttatgatgacgaagaaagTTTGATTTTGGCTATGCCAAAAAACAGTGGTGGTAccattatttcttctaCAAGGGCTGTGTGGTATGGTAAAGTCAGTGCCAGAATTAAGACATCGCACCTTGCTGGTGTGATCACTGCGTTTATCTTATATTCCGGTGCAGGTGATGAAATTGATTACGAATTTGTTGGTGCTGATCTAGAAACTGTTCAAACCAATTACTATTGGGAAAGTGTTTTGAACTTCACTAATAGTGCCAATATATCCACCACTGATACCTTTGACAACTTCCATACTTACGAGATGGATTGGCATGAAGACTACGTGACATGGTCTATTGACAACGTTGTTGGTAGGACtttgttcaaaaacgaAACCTATAACTCCACCACCAACAGTTATCACTACCCACAAACTCCATCCAAGGTAGATATTTCTATTTGGCCCGGTGGTAACTCTACTAATCCTCCAGGTACTATTGCATGGTCTGGTGGTGAAATTAACTGGGACGCATCAGACATCAGTGATCCAGGCTATTATTATGCTATTGTCAATGAAATCAACATTACCTGTTATGATCCCCCAAGTTCTGTTAAGAAAAACGGTACTTCTGCCTATATTTACACTTCATCCGAcgaatttttggaaaaagacATCGCTATAACTGATGATGAAGTCATGATGGATACCGATGAAGGATCTGGATTGGACCCTCACAAGGGAGCCACCACATCTTCTGTCCAAAAAACTTCGTCTTCAACTTCAGCATCTTCAAAGAGTTCCTCTGAAGCTTCTTCTAGCCACAGCACCTCAACGAAGAAGGGTAGCAAGACTACTTCTGCgtcctcttcatcatcatcttcttcttcttcttcttcttcttcttcttctacaaAGAAGGGAGATAAGGATATCTCGGCTTCAACTTCTCTTGTATCTCCTTCATCAAGTGGAGCCGCATCCAGCAGCACAGGCTCGGCAAGCAGTGCCGGTATGGGTGCTAACATTGCTACAAACTGGGGCCTGACTGCTGTATGCGTTGTCCTGGGTTATATAATATAGAAGAATTTgcatttgaaaagaaacaaaagaaattcaaaaatatagacattttttatttgcatgcatataaaataaataatagtgaataaataataataaacaataataaacaataatagtaaAACTGAGATATTTAAAAATCCCGTCTGGCGCCACCGGCTTATTTGGCGGCTTTCGTCATATAAGTAATCAAATCATTTCtgtctttttcctttttcaaccCGGCAAAGGCCATCTTGGTACCAGGAATATATTTCTTTGGGTTAGTCAAGTACTCGGACATGTTGTTCTCATCCCATTGAACgttctttttgatatttgcaTCCGTGTATGAGTAGCCCTTCACTTGACCAGAGTGTCTGCCAAAGATACCATGCAGATTAGGACCCACTTTATTGGGACCCCCCTCTTCTATTGTGTGGCATTGTTGACATCTGGTTTTAAATAGAGTTGCACCTTTCTTTCCAGAACCTGGTTTGAACTCTGCACTTTCTTTAGCCATATTTTAATTGTAATGTAGGGTGATGTGTAGATGGTTATGcgtatatgtatatgcGTATATAGGTCTCCGATTAAGTTCTAGTTCAGCAAGACAGGTACCTACTTAGACACCTATGCTCGAGCTGCAATGATCTGTATATATAcgccttttcttttccccCTTGTGGTCACATGCAGTTGTTCAAACATGGGAAATGCCCTCGCTATTATCGCTATTTGCTTCTGAAAAGCTAGCAAAAAGACCCCTCGACTATGCGCTGCAGTGTTTTCTATGTGAAGGCACGAAGGAACGTCTTTTGTTAAGGGGTCTCGTCACCCGGCCGCCAattcgtttcttttttcgcatttttttccagaCTGAAATGCCAATGATAATACCGATGATGGAGGAGCGAGATGAGTTGGCGTCGAGTGTTCATTGGGCAAGAGGTTCTGCCAGCTCGTATAATGACAATGGGAGGCGCTTATTCAACTTATTTGCTTGACATCGAGGGGACAGTGTGTCCGATCTCGTTTGTGAAAGAGACTTTGTTCCCGTATTTTACAGAGCAAGTGTCGCAATTGGTGTTGCAGCAGGATTCAGGGGACTCCCCGATTTCTGAGATCCTGTCACAGTTTCACATTGAAGATAAACAGCAGCTGCAGGCGCACATCTTGGAGTTGGTGGCGAACGATGTTAAGGACCCCATCTTGAAGCAGTTGCAAGGCTATGTTTGGGCTCAGGGCTATGAAACCGGCCAGATCAAAGCACCCGTTTATGCAGATGCCATTGATTTCATCAAGAGAAAGGACCGTGTGTTTATCTACTCCAGTGGGTCTGTAAAGGCGCAGAAGCTGTTGTTTGGATACGTTCTGGACCCCAATGTGCTTACGCACGATTCATTGGATCTGAATGCTAATATAAACGGGTATTTCGACATCAACACTTCCGGGAAGAAAACCGAGGCGCAATCATATGCTAATATCTTGCAAGATATCGGCGTGGGCGCTGGCGAGGTCTTGTTTTTGAGTGACAATCCTTTGGAATTGGATGCGGCTGCTGCTGTGGGGATGGCTACTGGGCTGGCTATACGACCTGGTAATGCACATGTACCCGATGCGCAAAAGTACCAAGTCTacaagaattttgaagatcttTAAGCAGGCATAtgcgaaaaaaattatattattatttactaTTATCAAGATTACTATCTCTCTGCTTTATTCTCTTCTAGCATATATAGATACACATGATCCCTAAGTAAGTATTTTTCCTTGCCTAAAAAATGGTATAACAAAGACGAATTAAAAGCCGAGACATATAATGCGGACAAGGATACCTGCAATCTCAATCTGCATGATCGCTGAATAGGATGTTAGCTGCggcttcttcatttttatcGCATGCGAAATACACCTGAATGACTAGATCTCTTTCAAACCCCAATTCGCATAAGCGCGAAATGGCTTGGTCGTCTTCAGGGGTATAGTTCACTTGGAAAGAGCCTTCGCCTTCACCTTCGCCTTCACCTTGTCCTAGTCCCACAGCATCACCTTCTCCTGCACTTTCGATGTCTTCTCCCTCCACCATGTCGTTTGTGCCCTCCATAACATCTTGCATATTATCACCAACGGCTTCCAATAACATAGAAACAAACACCTCTGGGTTCGCCATGATATGTTCGCGTAATTGCGGATATCTTGCACTTATGTTTTCTAATAATGGGGCCAAAGCTTCTGGGTTACCTGAAACGACTTGTCTTAGTGATAATAAATCTTCTACAGTTAAGCCGATGGAACCCGGTGGGCCGCCCTGTGCGGCACCGGCGGCACCTCCTGCTGAACCAAGCCCGCCAGATGAAGCATTGTCGCCTTGAGCAGCTTGTGCAAATAGGTCATCTTCGGCTGGTAGGTCTGACGTGGCGGCGGTAGCTGCGGCCGATGATTCTTCGGTCGCAGCCGCAGCTTGTTGCTGTGGCTCCGGTTGGCGTAGATTCTCTGGAATTCCCATTAGTAAGTATTCCACGGCTCTGTCCGGGTTGTTGAAGGCAGCTCTTAGGGCACGCTCGACTTCTTCTCTTGGATATCCCATCTCCATGATTCTCTCTATGGTTTCGCTTCTCTGGGTCCCCACAACGAATCCCGGTGTAGAAGCAGATCCGGCTGGTTCTGTAGTAGAGGATTGCTCTTCTTGTGGTTGCGAGCCTTCGGTAGCAGCGGTGGTGGTTTCGGTGGCGGGTGCGTCCGTACTGGCGGTTGCTGGTTCTGTAGATTCGTTTCTGGCAGGGGCGGTAGTCTCCGGAACGACTGGAGGCTCTGTTACCTTGGtctttgttgattttttttgagaaatcaTGAAAACGACTTGATCACCATCTTTTAGCCCACATTCTGACACAGTTTTGGAATCTTGAAGTACTTTACCTGAGTAGATCAGTTTTATTTGAGATTCTTCGCACGAGCTCGATTGAGCCAGTTTAGTCTTAGCCTCGAAAATTGTGTTTGAAGGTTCCAAATCCAGAGGGACTTTctcctttttgaaatttttaaaagttAAACTAACCATTATTATGTTTGCTGTTGGTATTTTGATGTGGTTTGTGGTAGGAAGGGAAGTTAAATGGCTCTTTTCTAATTGTTGGCGGAAAAATAATTGAATGGTAGCACCTTTGTCTTCAAACGGTCTTGGTTAATAGCTTGGACTGGAAAAGGGGGGGGGGGACAACAATCTTCCTAACTTATCCTTTCAGCAAACACTGAGCAGCAAACAGTTNNNNNNNNNNNNNNNNNNNNNNNNNNNNNNNNNNNNNNNNNNNNNNNNNNNNNNNNNNNNNNNNNNNNNNNNNNNNNNNNNNNNNNNNNNNNNNNNNNNNNNNNNNNNNNNNNNNNNNNNNNNNNNNNNNNNNNNNNNNNNNNNNNNNNNNNNNNNNNNNNNNNATAAtgaaagagagaaagaaaaaaaaaaatttccagTTCGCCACCGAGCCGTACAGAGTGATGGTAATACCAATGGCACAGTAATTcactcaaaaaaaaaaatgacaatgataaatattattattagtatatgtatgtataaCTATAGTAATGCGTATACAATGTGTAGGCCACTAAAAAGTCGGGCCTAGTTTCTATCAGGGTCGAAGTCCAATGGAACCTCTTTAGGGagcattttcttgttcttatCGTTGCCGTCAAGAAGTTTCCCCTGCGGGTTGTTGTCttgttgtttcttttgctgctgttgttgctgttgctgttgctgttgctggtTGTTTGGAGAGACGAATTCGCCCTTTGAGTCCACCAGTTCCGAGCCATCGCCTTCTTCAGACCAGTCCACGGTAACTTTGCTATTTAGGGTAGAGTCGATGTTTTTCAAGATGGAGTCTCTTTCTTCGGTCCATTGATATCTGACGTCCTCGAACCCAATGTCCCAGATCTTGTTGTAGAACTCGCGGATTCtctcttcttccaatttcCGCTTCTCTTCTTCGGCCATCCAGGCCATGTGTTTTAAGTCATCACTGGAAGGCTCGTAAATATGCCAGATTACATAGTGGGGCAGGCCGATAACGTTGTAGTTCATTCTGCGAGACAATCTGCCGAATGCTTCTGTCTCTGCGTGCTTTTCGAAGGAGAAAGCCGGGAAGTGCGAGCCTGTTCTGAAGACCTTGGCCTTTGCCAGGATAGAGACACCTCCGATACCGTCCAGTTCCATTTCGTCTTCAGGATTACCGTTTGGGTCTCTCATGTAGGCGAGATGTGGTCTCCAAGTGGCGTACTCAGGGTACCCCTCCACGATGACGGCGTCTTCGTCGAGGGCGTCGGCCAGTTGGAGGCCACCTTCGGACTCCTTCCAAGAGTTCAGATCGTAAGGCTGGATGTTCCCCAGCCAGTCTGGAAGTGGTCTCCAAACGTTGGGGACGATGACGTCCTTGTCGTGATGCATTAGGTCTTCCATGATGGTGGAGGGAATGGTTTCGACGTCCACGTCTCTCCAGTAGACCCAGGAGTGGTATGGCTTCAGAGCCACGGACCCGAGCCAGTTACGAGCCCTGGCCATGAGTTTCCTTCTGGGGCCCTGAGCGCCGAACCCGTGACGGTCAGAAAAGGACTGGCCGATGATTTGGCCAAAGTCCTTCTCGTAGATCTCAATGTTGCCGAACCGCTTGGTCTTGTCTTGCTGCGACTGGGCCATCTGCAGTTTAGACAGCAGCACGCCCATGGTGTTGTCGGACGAGTCGCTGACTAGGAAGGACAGATCAATCAGGTTGTGCGGATATGACATGGTGTTAAGATGGTCGAAGAACATGGGCAGATGCTCCGAGGCGTCTCTCAACGGCACACAGAACAGGATGCGGTCGCCCTGCTGCCAGCCGTCCTGGTTGCCCTGGTAATTTCGCAGGTCGTAGAACTCCACGCCGGGAGTGTTTTTAAAATCAGGCACGTAGGGTTTAAAGATGCCCTGAAAGGACAGCAGCTGGAATAGCGATATGGAGAAGAACGAGAGCACGAGTCTCGTGAGGAAGAACACGGTAAGCAGCGTTCCAGCGATGCTTATCGTGGTGGGGTTAAAACTGAGATTTCTTTTACTGTACTTCATTCTGGGCGTGCTTGCATAAAAGCTCCAAGGATTGTTTGTCGACTGCctaacaaaaaaaataaataaatgaGGAAAAGGGAGAAAGGCCGGAAAAGAGAGTGAGAGAGAGATGGAAAGATAAAATAGCGATAATTGCACCAGCGGTCGCGTAGTATCTCCTTAGGAATAGTTTAAATGCGCTGCCTGTTGCCCTCTGTCAACTGAATCTCGGCGTACTAAAACACTgtttatagttttttttatttatgttttatttttttttcatgttttcATGATTCCATCTTCCACAACTCTTTTTCACGATGAGACGAGGCGGGCAAGAGAATGcggaaaaaggaaaaacaaaaaaagaacacaaTGGTGGGGGGAGGGGGGTAAGAGGAAACACGCGAATCACGAATCACGAACCACGAACCACGAACCACTAgaacatgaacatgaacGTGAACGTGAACATGTAGTGAAACAAGACAACGACAACGACAACGACAAGAAGGAAGGAACGAAGGAACCAAAGATTCCTCCCCACCTGGCACTGAGTCAGCAACAACACGGGCCGGGTCAGATGGGTAGGCCCGCTATTGCAGCGCAACACAGCTTGGCTCGTTTGGTTTGGCTTGTAAAAGAGCACGAGCAGATATATCCGGCTCAACAGTATAAGCTACGATAAGTCCTGGCTATTGGCCTCGTTCTGGAGccattttgttctttattAGTTCCTCTGAGGGGAACAGCAAGAACGGGAGAAGCGGCGCCATGGCACAGAGAGAACGCTGCAGCCAGGCTGCGAGGGGCCAAGAGCCGGTAACTACGCAGCACCCACACCCCTCAGCTGCGGAGTGTCTGAACCCATACCCCGGCACGTGGTCGGAGCGATATATCGGCTCCGTGCGACACGACGCGGACCCTCTTGCACCGCACTCAGCGCAGGAACCGCCGCAGGAGCACAAACAAAACGCCGTCGCCCGAAAAAAAGTTTCGAATGCGAAGGAACTGTGggaataaaaaattttcgtcgtcgtcgtcgtcgtcgaTCGGCTTTTGGCCGCGGTGATCGTCGTGTTCCACGATTATATAATGCACATGGTTTTTACCATATCTTACCATTGGATCCCTCATTTCctggtttttctttcccatTTATATTTCTactattctttttcattttttgtcTAGTTTAGGTCTATAGCCAATTATCCATAGACTCTCccacacacacatacacacacacacacatacaaTGTCTGACGAAGAACACACCTTTGAAACCGCCGATGCCGGTACCTCCACCACCTACCCAATGCAATGTTCCGCTTTGAGAAAGAGTGGTTTCGTTGTCATCAAGGGTAGACCATGTAAGATTGTCGACATGTCCACCTCCAAGACCGGTAAGCACGGTCACGCAAAGGTCCACATGGTCGCCATTGATATCTTCACTGGTAAGAAGTTGGAAGATTTGTCTCCATCTACTCACAACATGGAAGTTCCAGTTGTCAAGAGAAACGAATACCAATTGTTGGACATCGATGACGgtttcttgtctttgatGAACATGGACGGTGACACCAAGGATGACGTCAAGGCCCCAGAAGGTGAATTGGGTGACACCATGCAAGCCGCTTTCGACGAAGGTAAGGACTTGATGGTCACTATCATCTCCGCCATGGGTGAAGAAGCCGCCATCTCCTTCAAGGAAGCTGCTAGATCCGATTAAGAGTCGCTCCGCCATGAAATGGGACACATAAAATGACagatgaaagaaaactcCGACCCCTTTCCATCACATCATGCACTCTCTGCTGAACCGgggttttttctttgtaactttttttttttcgttctcCTAAAGCATTCACAAataaatcttttcttttattttctatttattttgttatttatcatctatatatttagcaacaatatattttgtttttaatcGTATTCTTCCTTTCTCTACTTCATGCAGACGCCTGACTGATATGATTTCCATATGTGTGCGTCCTTGCCGCTAGAAGCAGCCGGGCGGGGGGCGGTGGCAAAAATCGCAAAAGTAAAAGCCGAGGGTTCCGGACCGAAGAAAACAGGAGCCGATTCTTATTGACTGGGGTCGGTTCTGACTCTGGTTTATTCATAATAACAAGGCAACTTGGCCGAGTGGTTAAGGCGAAAGATTAGAAATCTTTTGGGCTCTGCCCGCGCAGGTTCAAATCCTGCAGTTGtcgttatttttctttttttcccttcgAGTCGCGGCGGTAAGAATTTATAACAATTACTTTTCCTAAAAGGGTAAAAGCTCGTGCACCaggaagaaagagaaaaaattggtCAAGAATCGTCTCATTCTGGTTTCTTTTGAACTGCTTCTCTGATTAAGAGGCAAAACGTACCGGGAAGAAGCGCTCTCGTGCAATTGCATACGCTAAGAACTACAACACACtcacacacacacacatacgCGACAACTATGGATAGCTCCACGGGTTTCAACGGAGATGCTACCACTTTCTTCGCTCCAGATGCTGTGTTTGGTGACAGGGTGCGTAGATTCCAAGAGTTTTTAGACACCTTCACCTCGTACAGGGATTCTGTGAGGTCCGTACAGATCTACAACCACAACAACGGGACAAACTACAGCGAGGACCAGGATGATGCTGGCGAACAGGATCTGCCCGGCGATGAGGACGGTGACGACCTggagaaggagaagaaaaccGCGTCCTCCACTGCATTGAACATACTCCCTCACAGAATTACCATTTCGCTAGACGACCTGAGGGAGTTCGACAGGTCCTTCTGGTCTGGAATCCTGACCGAACCCGCGTACTTCATCCCACCGGCTGAGAAGGCGCTCACCGATCTGGCGGATTCCATGGACGATGTCCCACACGCAAATGCTTCTGCGGTATCGTCTCACCATCCCTGGAGACTTTCGTTCAAGGGTTCATTTGGTGCGCACGCCCTGTCCCCGCGTACCATGACGGCCCAACACTTGAACAAACTAGTCTCTGTCGAAGGTATCGTCACTAAGACCTCGCTGGTCAGGCCAAAGCTTATCAGGTCCGTCCATTATGCGGCCAAGACCGGTAGATTCCACTACAGAGACTACACGGACGCCACCACGACCCTCACCACGCGTATCCCCACACCCGCCATCTACCCAACAGAAGACCCAGAGGGCAACAAACTAACCACGGAATATGGGTACAGTACTTTTATAGATCACCAGCGTATCACCGTGCAGGAAATGCCCGAAATGGCGCCCGCAGGTCAACTCCCCAGATCCATAGATGTCATTCTCGATGACGATCTTGTGGACAAGACCAAGCCCGGTGACAGAGTCAACGTCGTGGGTGTATTCAAGTCGCTGGGTGCTGGGGGTATGAACCAATCCAACTCTAACACGCTGATCGGGTTCAAGACGCTGATCCTAGGTAACACGGTATACCCCATGCATGCAAGATCTACAGGTGTCGCCGCAAGGCAAACTTTGACAGATTTCGACATCAGAAACATTAACAAACTgtccaaaaagaaagacatCTTTGATGTTTTATCTCAGTCCCTGGCACCCTCCATTTATGGGCACGATCATATTAAGAAGGCTATCCTATTGATGCTCATGGGTGGTGTggagaaaaatttggaaaacggTTCCCATTTGAGAGGTGACATCAATATCCTGATGGTGGGTGATCCCTCAACCGCCAAATCACAACTGTTGAGATTTGTGCTGAATACGGCATCTTTGGCTATTGCCACCACCGGTAGAGGTTCTTCCGGTGTGGGTTTGACCGCGGCAGTGACCACTGATAGAGAAACTGGTGAAAGAAGATTGGAGGCCGGTGCCATGGTTTTGGCCGATCGTGGTGTGGTGTGTATCGATGAGTTTGACAAGATGACCGATGTAGACAGAGTCGCCATCCATGAAGTTATGGAACAACAGACCGTGACAATTGCCAAAGCAGGTATCCATACAACTTTGAATGCTCGTTGTAGTGTCATTGCTGCAGCCAATCCTGTATTTGGTCAATACGACGTCAATAGAGATCCTCACCAAAATATTGCGCTGCCAGATTCGCTTTTGTCTCGTTTCgatttattgtttgttgTCACAGACGATATTAACGAAATCAGAGATAGGTCCATTAGTGAACACGTTCTAAGAACACATAGATACTTACCCCCAGGTTACTTGGAAGGTGAACCAATGAGGGAACGTTTGAATTTATCATTAGCCGTTGGCGATGACGCCGATATCAATCCTGAAGACCGTTCCACTTCCGGAACTGGTGGGGAAAATGAAGGggaagatgaggaagaccatgtttttgaaaaattcaaccCACTATTGCAAGCGGGTGCTAAATTAGCCAAAAACAAGGGTGATTATAACGGTACCGAAATTCCTAAACTAGTCACCATTCCATTCTTAAGAAAGTACGTTCAATATGCCAAGGAAAGAGTAATTCCACAATTAACACAAGAGGCGGTCAGTGTcattgtgaaaaattacacTGAATTAAGAAACGATGAGAACACCAAAAAATCACCTATCACTGCAAGAACTTTAGAAACTTTGATTAGATTAGCTACAGCACATGCTAAAGTCAGATTGTCCAAAACTGTCAACAAGACAGATGCCAAAGTGGCTGCTAATTTGCTAAGATTTGCCCTACTAGGTGAAGATATTGGTAACGATATCGATCAAGAGGAAAGCGAGTATGAAGAAGCCTTGTCTAAGAGATCACCACACAAATCGCCTAAAAAGAGACAAAGAGTCAGACAGCCGGCAAGTAATTCAGGGTCACCAATCAAAGCTACCCCAAGAAGATCAGCGGCACCGTCCGTCAACGCTACACCATCATCAGCGCGTAGAATACTACGTTTCcaagatgacgaagaacAAGGTAGCGGAGACGATAACGATATCATGTCGCCACTTCCCGTAGATGAAGAAGCCGAATTACAAAGAAGACTCCAATTGGGGC
Encoded here:
- the YEF1 gene encoding NADH/NAD(+) kinase, with amino-acid sequence MKSNKLLIRASTKSCADVNCEEDAMDRLGPVKVLTEGKLLSKFEEPGSMRCGYSEAKNWVRRLSSETIVGEDTNNLYPFYVDTAYDVRRLNKDIINAKIELYVENLIIICNINDVSTVFLMREVVEWTLCNFPSTTVYVQDIFEKSAHFAASDLCKDSNCKQSRIKYWSKEFVQNHDSFFDLVITLGGDGTVLFASSIFPKNVPPIVPFALGSLGFLTNFEFKKFKETLSHVLTEKVRINLRMRLQCKVYHRNETETDAATGKRVCFIDFVSEHHVLNEITIDRGPTPCLSLLELYGHNSLMTKVQGDGLIVATPTGSTAYSLSAGGSLISPSVNAIAVTPICPHTLSFRPIILPDSIELKVRVDLNSRGTSWVNFDGKDRIELKQGDYVVVTASPYAVPTIESSPSEFIESISKNLKWNEREEQKPFAHFLSTKNQEKYKIDSSTNEENVEEMIRDMNENASNSTDSSSISTSSQDEGNLRATESKVAVGRTRQAHFAI
- the UTR2 gene encoding chitin transglycosylase UTR2, which encodes MRPFFGEAFFNSLSYRLKINITFIMAIVRNWLFCLVGVFSFVLRVEASTYCNATQACPQDKPCCSQFGECGTGQYCLNNCDVRYSFSQDSCMPVPICKSSSTKFNDYSSKMGNADVFLGNVSEADWLYSGRVLDYDDEESLILAMPKNSGGTIISSTRAVWYGKVSARIKTSHLAGVITAFILYSGAGDEIDYEFVGADLETVQTNYYWESVLNFTNSANISTTDTFDNFHTYEMDWHEDYVTWSIDNVVGRTLFKNETYNSTTNSYHYPQTPSKVDISIWPGGNSTNPPGTIAWSGGEINWDASDISDPGYYYAIVNEINITCYDPPSSVKKNGTSAYIYTSSDEFLEKDIAITDDEVMMDTDEGSGLDPHKGATTSSVQKTSSSTSASSKSSSEASSSHSTSTKKGSKTTSASSSSSSSSSSSSSSSSTKKGDKDISASTSLVSPSSSGAASSSTGSASSAGMGANIATNWGLTAVCVVLGYII
- the CYC7 gene encoding cytochrome c isoform 2, whose amino-acid sequence is MAKESAEFKPGSGKKGATLFKTRCQQCHTIEEGGPNKVGPNLHGIFGRHSGQVKGYSYTDANIKKNVQWDENNMSEYLTNPKKYIPGTKMAFAGLKKEKDRNDLITYMTKAAK
- the UTR4 gene encoding putative acireductone synthase UTR4: MSWRRVFIGQEVLPARIMTMGGAYSTYLLDIEGTVCPISFVKETLFPYFTEQVSQLVLQQDSGDSPISEILSQFHIEDKQQLQAHILELVANDVKDPILKQLQGYVWAQGYETGQIKAPVYADAIDFIKRKDRVFIYSSGSVKAQKLLFGYVLDPNVLTHDSLDLNANINGYFDINTSGKKTEAQSYANILQDIGVGAGEVLFLSDNPLELDAAAAVGMATGLAIRPGNAHVPDAQKYQVYKNFEDL
- the RAD23 gene encoding Rad23p, with protein sequence MVSLTFKNFKKEKVPLDLEPSNTIFEAKTKLAQSSSCEESQIKLIYSGKVLQDSKTVSECGLKDGDQVVFMISQKKSTKTKVTEPPVVPETTAPARNESTEPATASTDAPATETTTAATEGSQPQEEQSSTTEPAGSASTPGFVVGTQRSETIERIMEMGYPREEVERALRAAFNNPDRAVEYLLMGIPENLRQPEPQQQAAAATEESSAAATAATSDLPAEDDLFAQAAQGDNASSGGLGSAGGAAGAAQGGPPGSIGLTVEDLLSLRQVVSGNPEALAPLLENISARYPQLREHIMANPEVFVSMLLEAVGDNMQDVMEGTNDMVEGEDIESAGEGDAVGLGQGEGEGEGEGSFQVNYTPEDDQAISRLCELGFERDLVIQVYFACDKNEEAAANILFSDHAD